From Camelina sativa cultivar DH55 chromosome 7, Cs, whole genome shotgun sequence, one genomic window encodes:
- the LOC104704840 gene encoding monoacylglycerol lipase ABHD6-like, with product MHTNTTILFRIIITKNSLMASMKLMFRILRHAICIAITLLKSLVWCLFDNFDYPILIKLADTFLSLYFIVFCDLRPITVDLNDGETTLHFWISGHRKINRPNLLMLHGYGANSKWQFITQVTDLSRSFNLFIPDLVFFGRSYSRNTDRSVEFQARSIVGGLKRLGCGGGKDGGDLSVYSISYGGFVAYRIAKIWPEMVERLVIVSSGVGFTQQQKVTEMKKHGGYVSEILVPSSPRDLRLLVRVSMNTGLRFLDWVPDFILSQFISVMYETNREELLDLAKNLLEREEEPEFFAISQKTLIVWGDKDQVFPLEHGRRLHRNLPNSSLEVLKEIGHGVNIEAPTTLNNLIISFVLGVVP from the exons ATGCACACGAACACAACcatattattcagaatcatcatcaccaaaaacTCTCTAATGGCGTCAATGAAACTCATGTTTCGAATCCTCCGTCACGCCATCTGCATCGCAATAACTCTCTTAAAGAGCCTCGTTTGGTGTTTATTCGACAATTTCGATTACCCGATTCTAATCAAGCTCGCGGATACATTcttatctttatattttatagtattCTGCGATCTACGCCCGATCACCGTCGATTTAAACGACGGTGAAACCACGTTACATTTCTGGATCTCCGGCCACCGGAAAATCAACCGGCCGAACCTCCTCATGTTACACGGTTACGGAGCGAACTCGAAATGGCAATTTATTACTCAGGTCACGGATCTGTCGAGATCGTTTAATCTATTCATCCCCGATCTCGTTTTCTTCGGGAGATCGTACTCGAGAAACACAGATCGGAGCGTGGAGTTTCAGGCGAGGAGTATCGTCGGAGGTTTGAAGAGGCTTGGTTGTGGTGGTGGTAAAGACGGAGGAGATTTGTCGGTTTACTCGATTAGTTACGGTGGGTTCGTAGCGTACCGGATTGCGAAGATTTGGCCGGAGATGGTTGAGAGACtggtgattgtgagtagtggaGTCGGGTTTACGCAGCAGCAGAAGGTGACGGAGATGAAAAAACACGGCGGATATGTGTCAGAGATTTTGGTTCCGAGTAGTCCGAGGGATCTGAGGTTGTTAGTTAGGGTTTCCATGAATACAGGTCTTAGGTTTCTTGACTGGGTTCCAGATTTTATCCTCTCCCAATTCATCTCT GTGATGTATGAGACAAATCGAGAAGAACTTTTAGATCTAGCTAAGAATTTGCtggaaagagaagaggagcCAGAGTTCTTTGCAATATCACAG AAAACGTTGATCGTTTGGGGTGACAAGGATCAGGTGTTTCCTTTGGAGCATGGACGTCGTCTACATAG GAATTTGCCAAACTCGAGTTTAGAGGTATTGAAGGAAATTGGACATGGTGTAAACATTGAAGCACCGACTACTCTTAACAATTTGATTATCTCGTTTGTTTTAGGTGTTGTTCCTTAA
- the LOC104701945 gene encoding protein ELF4-LIKE 2, with protein sequence MESRMEGDVYSGFGGERYQMDGKVLQNFQKSFVQVQDILDQNRLLINEINQNHESKQADHLGRNVGLIRELNNNIRTVASLYGDLSHSFARSVDASSEGESTGTLKSDGKANNNNQKRFRSG encoded by the coding sequence ATGGAATCAAGAATGGAAGGAGATGTGTATTCTGGATTTGGTGGGGAGAGATACCAGATGGATGGTAAAGTGTTGCAGAATTTTCAGAAGAGCTTTGTTCAAGTTCAAGACATTCTTGATCAAAACCGGCTTTTGATCAACGAGATCAATCAGAACCACGAGTCTAAACAAGCTGATCACTTGGGTAGAAATGTTGGTTTGATAAGAGAGCTCAATAACAATATCAGAACTGTGGCTAGTCTTTATGGAGATCTCTCTCATTCTTTCGCCAGATCGGTTGATGCTTCATCCGAAGGGGAGTCTACAGGTACACTTAAATCTGATGGCAaggccaacaacaacaaccagaaGAGGTTTAGATCCGGGtaa
- the LOC104701947 gene encoding uncharacterized protein LOC104701947 isoform X4 has protein sequence MIILQLIVKGTRVKALVKDKRKALDAFGAYVELTSGDASNERFLRKAFKGVGAIISPTEGFLSNVKSLRGVKHAILLSQLSVYKNSGGIQAMMNNKAKKLEEQDEKAVISLNVPYTIIRTGKLENSPGGNQGFNFSEGAAAKGSISKEDAARICVEALSVIPPTGLIFEVTNGEEIVSDWEGQLMKVMQRQSEKK, from the exons ATGATTATACTGCAACTGATTGTGAAAGGGACTCGTGTTAAAGCACTTGTCAAGGACAAAAGAAAGGCTTTAGATGCTTTTGGAGCTTATGTTGAG TTGACGTCTGGGGATGCAAGCAACGAGCGTTTCTTAAGGAAAGCTTTTAAAGGTGTTGGTGCAATCATATCCCCAACT GAAGGTTTCTTATCTAATGTCAAGAGTTTAAGAGGTGTAAAACATGCAATTCTCTTGTCTCAG TTGTCTGTTTATAAAAACAGCGGTGGAATTCAAGCTATGATGAATAACAAAGCGAAAAAACTGGAGGAGCAAGATGAAAAGGCTGTTATATCTTTGAATGTCCCTTATACAATCATAAGAACAGGCAAGCTGGAGAACAGTCCTGGAGGGAATCAAGGCTTCAACTTTAGCGAG GGTGCTGCAGCTAAAGGAAGCATAAGCAAGGAAGATGCTGCTCGTATCTGTGTTGAAGCTCTAAGTGTGATCCCACCAACAGGGTTAATATTTGAG GTTACGAATGGAGAAGAAATTGTATCCGACTGGGAAGGACAGTTGATGAAAGTGATGCAGAGACAGAGTGAAAAGAAGTAG